The Streptomyces tendae genome has a window encoding:
- the pyrR gene encoding bifunctional pyr operon transcriptional regulator/uracil phosphoribosyltransferase PyrR produces the protein MDKLEPQPPHSSRPDARPVLEAPDIARVMTRIAHEIVERAKGADDVVLLGIPTRGVFLARRLAEKLEQITERKVPVGSLDITMYRDDLRLQPPRALARTEIPGDGLDGKLVVLVDDVLFSGRTIRAALDALNDIGRPRAVQLAVLVDRGHRELPIRADYVGKNLPTSLRETVKVLLAEEDGRDTVLLGAKQIPQ, from the coding sequence ATGGACAAGCTCGAACCGCAACCGCCGCATTCCTCGCGGCCGGACGCACGGCCCGTTCTCGAGGCCCCCGACATCGCGCGGGTCATGACGCGTATCGCCCACGAGATCGTCGAACGCGCCAAGGGCGCCGACGACGTGGTGCTCCTCGGCATCCCGACCCGAGGCGTCTTCCTCGCCCGGCGGCTCGCCGAGAAGCTCGAGCAGATCACCGAGCGCAAGGTCCCGGTCGGCTCCCTCGACATCACCATGTACCGCGACGACCTGCGTCTGCAGCCGCCGCGTGCGCTGGCCCGCACCGAGATCCCCGGTGACGGCCTCGACGGCAAGCTGGTCGTCCTCGTCGACGACGTGCTCTTCTCCGGCCGCACCATCCGCGCCGCCCTCGACGCCCTGAACGACATCGGGCGCCCCCGCGCGGTGCAGCTGGCGGTGCTCGTCGACCGCGGCCACCGCGAACTGCCCATCCGCGCCGACTACGTCGGCAAGAACCTCCCCACGTCGCTGCGGGAGACGGTCAAGGTCCTGCTCGCCGAGGAGGACGGCCGCGACACCGTGCTGCTCGGCGCCAAGCAGATCCCCCAGTAG
- the bldD gene encoding transcriptional regulator BldD, with protein MSSEYAKQLGAKLRAIRTQQGLSLHGVEEKSQGRWKAVVVGSYERGDRAVTVQRLAELADFYGVPVQELLPGTTPGGAAEPPPKLVLDLERLATVPAEKAGPLQRYAATIQSQRGDYNGKVLSIRQDDLRTLAVIYDQSPSVLTEQLISWGVLDADARRAVASHEDV; from the coding sequence ATGTCCAGCGAATACGCCAAACAGCTCGGGGCCAAGCTCCGGGCGATCCGCACCCAGCAGGGCCTTTCCCTCCACGGTGTCGAGGAGAAGTCCCAGGGCCGCTGGAAGGCGGTCGTGGTCGGTTCGTACGAGCGCGGCGACCGCGCCGTGACCGTGCAGCGCCTCGCGGAGCTGGCGGACTTCTACGGCGTTCCGGTGCAGGAGCTGCTGCCGGGCACCACCCCGGGCGGGGCCGCCGAGCCGCCGCCGAAGCTGGTCCTGGACCTGGAGCGGCTGGCCACGGTGCCGGCCGAGAAGGCGGGCCCGCTGCAGCGCTACGCGGCGACGATCCAGTCGCAGCGCGGCGACTACAACGGCAAGGTGCTGTCGATCCGCCAGGACGACCTGCGCACGCTCGCCGTCATCTACGACCAGTCGCCGTCGGTCCTCACGGAGCAGCTGATCAGCTGGGGCGTGCTGGACGCGGACGCGCGCCGTGCGGTGGCCTCGCACGAGGACGTGTAG
- a CDS encoding aspartate carbamoyltransferase catalytic subunit, with amino-acid sequence MQRHLISAADLTRDDAVLILDTAEEMARVADRPIKKLPTLRGRTVVNLFFEDSTRTRISFEAAEKRLSADVINFTAKGSSVSKGESLKDTAQTLEAMGVDAVVIRHGASGAPYRLATSGWIDAHVINAGDGTHQHPTQALLDAFTMRRRLVGRDAGLGHDLNGRRITLVGDVLHSRVARSNVDLLHTLGAEVTLVAPPTLLPVGVETWPCEVSYDLDSTLPKSDAVMMLRVQRERMNAAFFPTEREYSRRYGLDGERMARMPEHAIVMHPGPMVRGMEITAEVADSDRCTVIEQVTNGVSIRMAVLYLLLGGAEFQAPSTPARTAEEK; translated from the coding sequence ATGCAGCGTCATCTCATCTCGGCCGCCGACCTCACCCGCGACGACGCCGTCCTCATCCTCGACACCGCCGAGGAGATGGCCCGGGTCGCAGACCGGCCGATCAAGAAACTCCCCACCCTGCGCGGCCGCACCGTCGTCAACCTCTTCTTCGAGGACTCCACCCGGACCCGGATCTCCTTCGAGGCCGCCGAGAAGCGGCTGTCCGCGGACGTCATCAACTTCACCGCCAAGGGCTCCAGCGTCTCCAAGGGCGAGTCCCTGAAGGACACCGCCCAGACGCTGGAGGCCATGGGCGTCGACGCGGTCGTCATCCGGCACGGCGCCTCCGGCGCCCCCTACCGGCTCGCCACCTCCGGCTGGATCGACGCGCACGTCATCAACGCGGGCGACGGCACCCACCAGCACCCCACCCAGGCGCTGCTCGACGCCTTCACCATGCGGCGCCGGCTCGTCGGCCGTGACGCCGGGCTCGGGCACGACCTGAACGGCCGCCGCATCACGCTCGTCGGCGACGTCCTGCACAGCCGGGTCGCCCGCTCCAACGTCGACCTGCTGCACACGCTCGGTGCCGAGGTCACCCTCGTCGCCCCGCCCACCCTGCTCCCGGTCGGCGTCGAGACCTGGCCCTGCGAGGTGTCGTACGACCTGGACTCCACGCTGCCCAAGTCGGACGCGGTGATGATGCTGCGCGTCCAGCGCGAGCGGATGAACGCCGCGTTCTTCCCCACCGAGCGGGAGTACTCGCGCCGCTACGGCCTCGACGGCGAGCGCATGGCGCGGATGCCCGAGCACGCGATCGTGATGCACCCCGGCCCGATGGTCCGCGGCATGGAGATCACCGCCGAGGTCGCGGACTCCGACCGCTGCACCGTGATCGAACAGGTCACCAACGGCGTCTCCATCCGGATGGCCGTCCTGTACCTGCTGCTCGGCGGAGCCGAGTTCCAGGCCCCGAGCACCCCCGCCCGTACCGCCGAGGAGAAGTGA
- a CDS encoding dihydroorotase codes for MSKTVIRGAQVLGGEPQDVLIDGETIIQVGTGLSADGAEVVEAGGKVLLPGLVDLHTHLREPGREDSETVLTGTRAAASGGYTAVFAMANTFPVADTAGVVEQVWRLGKEHGYCDVRPVGAVTVGLDGQKLAELGAMHESAAGVTVFSDDGKCVHDAVIMRRALEYVKAFDGVVAQHAQEPRLTEGAQMNEGVVSAELGLGGWPAVAEESIIARDVLLAEHVGSRVHICHLSTAGSVEIVRWAKSRGIRVTAEVTPHHLLLTDELVRSYNPVYKVNPPLRTERDVLALREALADGTIDIVATTTPAPHEDKDCEWAAAAMGMVGLETALSVVQETMVDTGLLDWAGVAERMSHAPARIGRAEGHGRPVSAGEPANLTLVDTAYRGSVDPAGFASRSRNTPYEGRELPGRVTHTWLRGKATLVDGKLT; via the coding sequence ATGAGCAAGACCGTGATCCGTGGTGCGCAGGTGCTCGGCGGCGAGCCGCAGGACGTCCTGATCGACGGCGAAACGATCATCCAGGTCGGCACCGGGCTCTCCGCCGACGGCGCGGAGGTCGTCGAGGCCGGCGGCAAGGTGCTGCTGCCGGGCCTGGTCGACCTGCACACCCACCTGCGCGAGCCCGGCCGCGAGGACTCCGAGACCGTCCTGACCGGCACCCGGGCGGCCGCGAGCGGCGGCTACACCGCCGTGTTCGCCATGGCCAACACCTTCCCGGTCGCCGACACCGCCGGTGTCGTCGAGCAGGTCTGGCGGCTCGGCAAGGAGCACGGCTACTGCGACGTGCGGCCCGTCGGCGCCGTCACCGTCGGCCTGGACGGCCAGAAGCTCGCCGAACTCGGCGCCATGCACGAGTCCGCGGCCGGCGTCACCGTCTTCTCCGACGACGGCAAGTGCGTCCACGACGCGGTGATCATGCGCCGCGCCCTGGAGTACGTGAAGGCCTTCGACGGGGTCGTCGCCCAGCACGCCCAGGAACCCCGGCTCACCGAGGGCGCCCAGATGAACGAGGGCGTCGTCTCCGCCGAGCTGGGTCTCGGCGGCTGGCCGGCCGTCGCCGAGGAGTCGATCATCGCCCGGGACGTGCTGCTCGCCGAGCACGTCGGCTCCCGCGTCCACATCTGCCACCTGTCGACCGCCGGGTCCGTGGAGATCGTCCGCTGGGCCAAGTCCCGCGGCATCCGCGTCACCGCCGAGGTCACCCCGCACCACCTGCTGCTCACCGACGAGCTGGTGCGCTCGTACAACCCGGTCTACAAGGTCAACCCGCCGCTGCGCACCGAGCGCGACGTCCTGGCCCTGCGCGAGGCGCTCGCCGACGGCACGATCGACATCGTCGCCACGACCACGCCCGCACCGCACGAGGACAAGGACTGCGAGTGGGCCGCCGCCGCCATGGGGATGGTCGGCCTGGAGACCGCGCTGTCGGTGGTCCAGGAGACGATGGTGGACACGGGCCTGCTGGACTGGGCCGGTGTCGCCGAGCGCATGTCCCACGCGCCCGCCCGTATCGGACGGGCCGAGGGGCACGGCCGCCCCGTCTCGGCAGGTGAGCCCGCCAACCTCACCCTCGTCGACACGGCATACCGTGGATCGGTGGACCCCGCGGGCTTCGCCTCGCGCAGCCGCAACACCCCCTACGAGGGTCGCGAACTGCCGGGCCGTGTCACGCACACCTGGCTGCGGGGCAAGGCCACGCTCGTCGACGGGAAGCTCACGTGA